The Pedobacter roseus genome contains a region encoding:
- a CDS encoding EamA family transporter, with protein MWWIYALLSAFFASLTAIFAKVGVTNVNSDLATAIRTVVILIVAWGIVMARGELKGITELSKHNLLFLFLSGLATGLSWIFYYKALQIGKVSQVAPVDKLSVALTIILAMVFLKEALTLKVFFGALLIIGGTLVLIF; from the coding sequence TGTGGTGGATCTACGCGCTATTATCAGCTTTCTTTGCTTCCCTTACGGCCATCTTTGCAAAAGTCGGCGTAACCAATGTCAATTCTGATTTGGCTACTGCCATACGAACGGTGGTAATACTGATTGTAGCCTGGGGGATCGTAATGGCCAGAGGCGAACTTAAAGGAATTACGGAACTGTCAAAGCATAACCTGCTATTTCTTTTTTTATCTGGCCTTGCCACCGGCTTGTCCTGGATATTCTACTACAAGGCTTTGCAGATCGGGAAAGTGTCCCAGGTCGCCCCTGTTGATAAGTTGAGTGTTGCCCTAACTATTATACTTGCAATGGTGTTCCTGAAAGAAGCTCTTACCCTGAAAGTATTCTTTGGTGCCCTGCTGATCATTGGGGGAACACTGGTTTTGATCTTTTGA